From Culex pipiens pallens isolate TS unplaced genomic scaffold, TS_CPP_V2 Cpp_Un0024, whole genome shotgun sequence, the proteins below share one genomic window:
- the LOC120431613 gene encoding dehydrogenase/reductase SDR family protein 7-like — protein sequence MTEPGLCRSDNSLFWWVCSTIFLPLTLPYLLLKVIGIIKERKYRECLPGKVVLITGASSGLGEALAHTFFLAGCKVVLAARRKDELERVRKDLLELHTTVVTHSPVVISIDLSDINSLSAKVQEILEIHGQIDIIINNAGISVRSGCLSTAMDVDIKVMLVNYFGTVALSKACLPSMMKRKEGRIVCVSSVQGKFSIPHRSAYGASKHALQAFCDSLRAEMADHNVKVTLVSPGYIRTALSYNALTGSGSQYGKMDPTTESGYSPEKVAKRILKAVLRDEQDVIVAPIAPLIAYWIRHLCPPLYFYIMARRARKLEASDKVK from the exons ATGACGGAACCCGGCCTATGTCGTTCCGATAACAGTTTGTTTTGGTGGGTTTGCTCTACGATTTTTCTTCCGCTGACTCTACCTTACCTGCTTCTGAAGGTGATCGGAATCATCAAAGAGCGAAAGTACCGAGAATGTCTGCCTGGCAAG GTGGTGCTAATAACTGGGGCCAGCTCGGGTTTGGGCGAGGCTTTGGCGCATACGTTTTTCTTGGCCGGATGCAAAGTGGTTCTGGCGGCTCGCAGGAAAGATGAGCTGGAGCGGGTCCGCAAAGATTTGCTGGAACTCCATACG ACCGTGGTCACCCATTCGCCAGTTGTTATCTCGATAGATTTGTCCGACATAAATTCACTTTCCGCAAAAGTGCAGGAAATTCTCGAAATACACGGACAAATTGATATTATCATAAACAATGCCGGAATCAGTGTACGATCCGGATGTCTCTCAACGGCGATGGACGTGGACATTAAGGTGATGCTGGTTAATTACTTCGGAACAGTTGCACTGTCCAAGGCGTGCTTGCCGTCGATGATGAAGCGCAAAGAGGGAAGAATCGTTTGCGTGTCGAGTGTTCAGGGCAAATTCAGCATCCCGCATCGATCGGCGTACGGGGCTTCGAAGCACGCACTCCAGGCTTTCTGCGACAGTCTTCGGGCGGAAATGGCCGATCATAATGTAAAGGTAACGCTGGTTTCGCCCGGTTATATCCGAACAGCACTGTCGTACAACGCTCTAACGGGAAGTGGCAGCCAGTATGGAA AAATGGACCCAACCACAGAGTCCGGTTACAGCCCGGAAAAGGTAGCAAAGCGCATACTGAAAGCAGTTTTGCGGGATGAACAGGATGTTATAGTTGCTCCAATAGCGCCATTGATAGCATACTGGATTCGTCATCTGTGTCCGCCGCTGTATTTCTATATAATGGCTAGACGTGCGAGGAAGCTCGAAGCATCGGATAAGGTTAAGTGA
- the LOC120431612 gene encoding E3 ubiquitin-protein ligase TRIM37-like — MAKRMNPGSPGGGGSNVPSTGEQLPETINDVFRCFICMEKLKDAHLCPSCSKLCCFQCISRWLNERPNSCPYCRATLHVSDLVNCRWYEEVASHIENLQQICQNIKVSSSGRRDQCATHKEKLSVFCKPCKQCICASCALWKHSGHTFKQLDLVYETHLAQVKEEQQQLKSRLLELISLVQNVEQNVETVRNAKDERVCEIRTAVNLMVGRLDSQLKGKLLTLMRQKNSLNQETEQLEQLLHEIEHQLSTCSKSQLIMKSADLLNMINQVRTKPIASYVTTTTVPADFVSEIVPAYETGVFIMQNFTKLQKKAEPVYSSPLYVNGLCWRLKVYPGGNGAVRKEYLSVFLELTVGYPETSKYEYRVQMIHQNPAKIIQREFVSDFEVGECWGYNRFFRLDLLADEGYLNAHDSLELRYQVRPSTFFQKSRDQQWYINNLLRTQTLQLAEIKVLNERIERLTEAAAATTSSSSVGREVQARKSRSVSDASTSYSSRKPDIKSTVQIGSSSTAKNTVMLGDAVKQKTSNAAGGNSTVTNLNNNNDCQPPTDDFSALLSSFNMNSYVSHVNVQPSPTVSSESGSKVAVGASSGTNERFKNSNLSISYSSPNLQSNNSTSSIESDDDFTSEHTELNGNPRRRTAAETQVLFDDTSSIDENEIETEEVLSGENDVEYAELSMTQRMPSKVSQTSNGNGRSSGTTTSERPSNDHIALDEELMLLTLFDDSPVANPTMAESGVLLNNQTSRPSLRQPIISASVLESLLEPPRLNATPLTVSKPESVVSNNGKLNLINDEPSFAFLTEVRL, encoded by the exons ATGGCGAAACGTATGAATCCAGGATCGCCAGGAGGTGGTGGTTCCAATGTCCCGTCCACCGGAGAACAACTGCCAGAG aCCATCAACGATGTCTTCAGATGCttcatttgcatggaaaaacttAAAGATGCGCACCTTTGTCCTAGTTGTTCCAAACTGTGCTGCTTTCAGTGCATATCGCGATGGCTAAACGAGCGCCCCAACTCATGTCCCTACTGCCGTGCCACACTGCACGTCTCCGATCTGGTAAACTGCCGGTGGTACGAAGAAGTGGCATCGCACATTGAAAACCTTCAGCAG atttgtcAAAACATAAAAGTTTCCAGTTCCGGTCGGCGGGATCAATGCGCAACGCACAAGGAAAAACTGAGTGTTTTTTGTAAGCCTTGTAAACAATGTATTTGTGCTTCGTGCGCCCTTTGGAAGCATTCGGGTCACACTTTCAAACAGCTTG ATTTGGTTTACGAAACCCACTTAGCTCAGGTTAAAGAGGAGCAGCAGCAACTCAAGTCTCGATTACTGGAACTGATTAGCTTAGTGCAAAATGTCGAGCAAAACGTGGAAACGGTGCGCAACGCAAAGGACGAACGCGTCTGCGAAATTAGGACTGCGGTAAACCTGATGGTTGGCCGGCTTGACTCCCAGCTCAAAGGTAAACTGCTCACCCTAATGCGCCAGAAAAATTCCCTCAATCAAGAGACTGAACAGCTCGAACAGCTACTCCACGAAATTGAGCACCAGCTAAGCACGTGTTCAAA ATCACAACTTATAATGAAATCGGCTGATCTACTGAACATGATCAACCAAGTTCGCACCAAACCTATTGCCAGCTATGTAACTACAACAACAGTGCCAGCGGATTTTGTTAG TGAAATTGTGCCAGCCTACGAAACAGGCGTATTTATCATGCAGAATTTTACAAAGCTGCAGAAGAAAGCCGAACCAGTCTACTCTAGCCCGCTGTACGTGAATGGACTATGCTGGCGGCTTAAAGTGTACCCGGGAGGGAACGGTGCCGTGCGGAAGGAGTACCTCAGCGTGTTTTTGGAGCTGACTGTAGGCTACCCAGAAACTAGCAA ATACGAATATCGCGTTCAAATGATTCATCAAAACCCAGCGAAAATAATTCAACGAGAGTTCGTATCCGACTTTGAGGTTGGCGAGTGCTGGGGCTATAATCGGTTCTTTCGGTTGGACTTGCTGGCCGACGAAGGATATCTGAACGCGCACGATTCATTGGAGCTGCGCTACCAAGTTCGTCCGTCCACGTTTTTCCAGAAGAGTCGCGATCAGCAGTGGTACATTAACAACCTTCTACGAACTCAAACGCTTCAGCTGGCCGAGATTAAGGTGCTGAACGAACGCATAGAGCGCCTCACGGAAGCTGCGGCCGCAACGACGTCATCGTCGTCCGTTGGTAGGGAAGTTCAAGCACGTAAATCCCGCAGTGTGTCGGATGCTTCAACTAGCTACAGCAGTCGCAAGCCGGACATTAAATCAACGGTGCAGATTGGTTCCAGCAGCACTGCAAAGAATACAGTAATGCTGGGCGATGCTGTCAAGCAAAAAACCAGCAATGCTGCAGGTGGTAATAGCACAGTCACTAATCTCAACAATAACAACGACTGTCAACCACCAACAGATGATTTCAGCGCACTTTTGTCATCCTTTAACATGAACTCGTATGTAAGCCACGTGAACGTTCAACCATCTCCGACCGTCAGCAGTGAATCGGGATCGAAGGTTGCAGTAGGAGCCAGTTCTGGTACCAACGAACGTTTCAAAAACAGCAACTTGTCAATTTCATATTCATCGCCAAATTTACAGTCCAACAATAGCACATCTAGCATCGAATCC GATGACGATTTTACGTCGGAGCACACGGAACTCAACGGGAACCCTAGAAGGCGCACTGCCGCCGAAACACAGGTACTTTTCGACGACACTAGCTCAATCGACGAAAACGAAATAGAAACAGAAGAGGTCCTGTCGGGGGAAAACGATGTCGAGTATGCCGAGCTTTCCATGACACAGCGAATGCCTTCAAAAGTGTCCCAGACGAGCAATGGCAACGGCAGATCGTCCGGAACAACGACGTCGGAACGCCCTTCCAACGATCATATAGCGCTGGACGAGGAATTGATGCTGTTGACACTGTTTGACGACTCCCCGGTGGCGAATCCAACCATGGCTGAAAGTGGTGTtttgctcaacaatcaaacca GTCGGCCATCTCTACGACAACCGATAATATCGGCTAGCGTGCTCGAGAGTTTACTGGAGCCCCCAAGGTTAAATGCAACGCCACTGACCGTTAGCAAACCCGAATCCGTTGTGTCCAATAATGGTAAGCTTAACCTAATAAATGATGAACcttcttttgccttcctcactgaggtaaggctataa